One part of the Lapillicoccus jejuensis genome encodes these proteins:
- a CDS encoding alpha/beta fold hydrolase, with translation MLTARVAVTGGGLAGFDAVRLDFGEGRLVGEVSVRPCAPAVLLLHGHPQTHLIWHHVAPALAEWFTVVALDLPGYGDSRPSDPGAAAMTKRAMASDLDEGMRRLGEQHGFGPYAVVAHDRGARVAHRLLADRPDRVTRALLMDIAPTLDMYEGTTRGYATAYWHWFFLIQREPLPERLVGADPDAYLDAVMGSRHAGLAAFDDEALAAYRAALRDPEVVHWMCEDYRASAGPDLELDRADREAGRVVTTPLRVLWGARGIVERYFDPLALWSALATDVSGRALDCGHYLPEEAPAEVLTDVQEEFLAPLLT, from the coding sequence ATGTTGACTGCCCGCGTGGCGGTGACGGGTGGGGGTCTGGCGGGGTTCGACGCCGTGCGGCTGGACTTCGGGGAGGGCCGGCTCGTCGGGGAGGTCTCGGTGCGGCCGTGCGCCCCGGCGGTGCTGCTGCTGCACGGGCACCCGCAGACCCACCTCATCTGGCACCACGTCGCGCCGGCGCTCGCCGAGTGGTTCACCGTCGTCGCCCTCGACCTGCCCGGGTACGGCGACTCGCGCCCGTCCGACCCCGGGGCGGCCGCGATGACCAAGCGGGCGATGGCCTCCGACCTCGACGAGGGGATGCGCCGGCTCGGCGAGCAGCACGGCTTCGGCCCGTACGCCGTCGTCGCGCACGACCGCGGCGCGCGGGTCGCCCACCGGCTGCTCGCCGACCGACCGGATCGGGTGACCCGGGCGCTGCTCATGGACATCGCGCCGACGCTCGACATGTACGAGGGCACGACCCGCGGCTACGCGACCGCGTACTGGCACTGGTTCTTCCTCATCCAGCGCGAGCCGCTGCCCGAGCGGCTCGTCGGCGCCGACCCCGACGCCTACCTCGACGCGGTGATGGGCAGCCGGCACGCGGGGCTCGCCGCGTTCGACGACGAGGCGCTGGCCGCCTACCGGGCGGCGCTGCGCGATCCGGAGGTCGTGCACTGGATGTGCGAGGACTACCGCGCGTCGGCCGGACCGGACCTCGAGCTGGACCGCGCCGACCGCGAGGCGGGCCGGGTCGTCACCACCCCGCTGCGGGTGCTGTGGGGCGCCCGCGGGATCGTCGAGCGGTACTTCGACCCGCTGGCGCTGTGGTCGGCGCTCGCCACCGACGTGTCCGGCCGGGCGCTCGACTGCGGCCACTACCTGCCGGAGGAGGCCCCCGCGGAGGTCCTCACCGACGTGCAGGAGGAGTTCCTCGCCCCGCTGCTCACCTGA
- a CDS encoding ABC transporter ATP-binding protein codes for MSGLSVEGLVVRFGPVVAVDDVTLRAGAGRATALLGRNGAGKSTTLRVASGVLPPTAGRVTVDGVDVVEDPLGAKRAVGYCPDVGGLVPRATPWEHLELSARLRGLRGWEPRARELLRRFDLDDVADRVTAGFSHGMGRRTSVVLAALHEPRVLLLDEPFDGVDPTGVDATLEVVREARDRGATVVVCTHLRDLAVQVCDEAVVMRGGRVVATTPVPALRGEEGARAYRDLLA; via the coding sequence GTGAGCGGGCTGTCGGTCGAGGGGCTCGTCGTGCGGTTCGGCCCGGTCGTCGCGGTCGACGACGTGACCCTGCGGGCCGGGGCCGGCCGGGCGACCGCGCTGCTCGGGCGCAACGGCGCCGGCAAGTCGACGACCCTGCGCGTCGCGTCGGGTGTGCTGCCCCCCACGGCGGGACGGGTCACCGTCGACGGCGTCGACGTCGTCGAGGACCCGCTGGGCGCCAAGCGCGCCGTCGGCTACTGCCCCGACGTGGGCGGCCTCGTGCCGCGGGCCACGCCGTGGGAGCACCTCGAGCTGAGCGCGCGGCTGCGCGGGCTGCGCGGCTGGGAGCCGCGGGCGCGCGAGCTGCTGCGGCGCTTCGACCTCGACGACGTCGCCGACCGGGTGACGGCCGGCTTCAGCCACGGGATGGGCCGGCGCACCTCGGTCGTGCTCGCCGCCCTGCACGAGCCCCGGGTGCTGCTGCTCGACGAGCCGTTCGACGGCGTCGACCCGACCGGGGTCGACGCGACCCTCGAGGTGGTGCGCGAGGCCCGCGACCGCGGCGCGACCGTGGTCGTCTGCACCCACCTGCGCGACCTCGCCGTCCAGGTGTGCGACGAGGCGGTCGTCATGCGCGGCGGCCGCGTCGTCGCCACGACGCCGGTCCCCGCGCTGCGCGGCGAGGAGGGGGCGCGTGCCTACCGGGACCTGCTCGCCTGA